In Spiroplasma clarkii, the DNA window GTAACTAATAAGGTTTGAGATATTAAGTGCTTGATAGTTTAAAACAAAGTTTGATGCTGACACTTGTGAGTAAATTTGATTAACATAAACTGAGTAGTTAGAATTTTTGATTTGTGTTAATAGTGATTGATATGCAATTGCTTGAAGTTCTGCAGTTGTCATTTCTGTTTTATTTACTTTGCTTTGATCTAACCATAATGTGTCACTAGCTAATTCTACAAATTTAGTTAGAGGTGTATCAACTTCAATTGTTTTATTATCAACGTTTAGTTTTGTTGAAAATGCTTCTTGAGCAGTTAAGTTAAATTCTAAATCATTTGTTGAGTTGCTGCCACTTGTAATTTTAAATGTTCCTGAAATTCTAGCAGCACCCTTATGTTTGGCAATTAAATTGTCAAAAAAACTATTCATTTCTGCCTCATCACTAGGAACTTCAATTCCTTCAAATTTATATGAAAAACTTAAATCTCCTGAATTAAACACTTCTTCTCATTTTTCAAAATTGCTAAGTCTAAAACTAATTAAGTTACTTAATTGGTGTTCTAACTTAGTTTTACTACTTAATCCGCCATCAGAGTCAGTACCAAAGTAATTCCCATTTAGTATCAAGTTTAATGGTACATTATTGATTAATGAATTTGTCCAAATACTATTAAGTGACGAAATATTTGAATATTCAGAACCCAATGTTCTGGTATTACATGCAACAACTGTGGTTGTTGAAGTTGCAATTAAACTAGCTCCTGCTAATAATCCTAATAATTTTTTCATTTTTATATTTCCCCTTTGCAGTTCCCTCTGCACTAATATATACTAATTATATAGGAGATTTTGTATATGAGCGCAGCTTTTTTTGATAATTCTGATGAATTAAATACCCTATTTCACTTACTTGGTGATGCTGAAAAGCCCAAATATAGTTCAAAAGAAATAGATGGATTTTGTGAAGATATTTTAATAAACTTCAATAATTTATTAGAAATTTCAACCTGCTTTGAGATTTTACAAGCAGATTGCCTAAATAGATACAAGCTAAATTTTTCTCAGGTTTTTGAGGCTGAGGACATTAATTTAAATGAAATGCCAAATTATCAAACAAATTCAGTTTTGTGACATAACTTCATTAAAACAAGTTTTTTAATGGTTAGCGCCAATCAAGATTCATTAAATTTAATCTCACCCAAACTTGTAACAAATTTTTTAAATATTGCAAAGAAACTTGATGAAGCTTTGCAACTTAAGTTGCATTTGTACAAATAAAAGTAAGGTAATTATCTTTTATCTTTAAAAACATCTGCAAATTTTTTAGCTTTTAGCATAGTAATTTCTGCAGCATATGGAGTTGAATTATCATTTAATCATGGTGTTTCTAAAATTATTGGTATCTCACTAAAAATAGGATTATGAACAATTTCACAAAGTGCATCAAAACCAATATAACCATAACCAATGTTTTCATGTCTATCTTTATGAGCATTAATGGGGTTTTTTGAATCATTTAAGTGAATGGCAAATAGTTTATCCAAACCTATTAACTTATCAAACTCGACTACCACTTGGTTGAAATTGTTTTTAATATCATAACCTGCATCATGTAAGTGGCATGTGTCAAAGCACACTCCCACCATTTCTTTTTTTTCAACCTGATCTAAAACAATTTTTAATTCTTCAAAACTAATACAAACTTCAGTACCTTTACCACTCATAGTTTCTAAGGCAATTTTTACTTTAGAGTTTGGTAAAGCTTGGTAAACTTGGTTAATTCCTTTGGCTACTGAATTTAGTGCTAAAGTACGGTCTCCACCAACTGCAGCTCCTGGATGTAAAACTACTGTGTGAACACCAATTTCTTCAAGTCTAATTAACTCTTCTTTTAATAATCTAACCCCCAACTCAAAAGTTTCAGGCTTAATTGTGTTGGCTAAATTAATAATGTAAGGACCATGACAAATTACTTTGTTGATATCAAGTTCATTTTCAATTAAAATTTGTTGGAATTTTTCAATATTTAGTTTTGAAGTGGCTGCTCTAATTGAGTTTTGTGGTGCTCCTGTATAAAACATTAAAGTATTTGCACCATTTTTTATTGCAGTTAGAGCACTTCCAACCAAATAATCTTCTTTCGCACTCATACTAACATGACTACCTAAATAAAAATTAGTTTTTTTCATAATTATTAAATACCTTTCTGACCTGGTGAACATCTTCACATAAGGTTTTTTTTAAATCTTCTAGCTGAGTAAATTTGATTGGTTCTCTAATTTTTGCAATGACTTTCACATCAACTTTTCTATCATACACTTCTTGATCAAAATCTAATAAGTTAATTTCAAAAACCTCTTGGTCAAGTTCGTTTTTTCAATAAAATCCTGCCCCCTTCAATAAGGAGTCAACCCCAGTAATTTTGACTTGACAAGCATAAACTCCATCATTTAATGGTAGTCTTTGAGGAGTTAATAAGTTTATTGTAGGAAAACCAAGTTGTCTACCTAGTTTTTTACCATGACTTACTAGAGCACTAAAACAAAAATCTAATCCAGAATGTTCTTTAAATTCTTTAAATTGTGCTTGTGCTAATAGGTCTATTAATAATATTGGAGTTGGTTTTGTTTGAAAATCCCCAACAATTTGACAAGACTCTTTTCAAAAGGATTTGCAAAAAAGTGTATTTAATCTCTGACAAACTCTGTCTTGAAAATTATCTGCTACCATAATTTTTTTTAAATTTAAAGAATTTGCTAGATCTTGATAAATTTCATTATCTTCTAACTTTGCAAACATTGGGTTTATAGCATAAAAAATTACTAAATCTACTTGAACTTTACTAGCAAGTATTTTGATATTTTCTTGATTTCACAGACCAGGATTGTAATATGAGTCAAAAGGCACCAATAAAGTTGTTTGCAAATTATTTTTTTTAGCAAATTCCTTTAGTGTTCTAATTTGTTCATCTTCAAAAGCAGTTCAATTTTCAAAATCTGCAAGTAATGCTACACTTGGTTGAAATTCAACATTAATTGTCGTTGAATTGTTATAAGTAAAAAAAGTAGTCATCAATTTACCCCTATTCTATGCAAGCAATGCTAAAAAATGATAATTAATAGTTTTCATTGAATGTTGCTTTATAATCTAGTTCTGCTTTTCTAAAGTCAAATTTTGGTTGGACTCTGTGACGAAATATCTTATATTGTTCTGTTGATTCAAACCAAAATTGTCTTCAACACCCAGGTTTAATGCATTTGTAAATGTTATCTCTAAGATCTAATGCAATTTTATTGTGTGCACAATTCATAAATGGAATGTCAAAGTAAATACGGTTCAGTGTTACCTCTAAATCTTTACCTATTTTAAATATTTTTTTATTGTTGTTCATTGTTATTTCCCCCTTGATCTTGATTTGGTTTATTTTTTTAATTCTTCAATTTTTTGTTCAATAAACTTAATTTCAAGTTCTAAATATAATTCATTTGATTTAAGCTCGATTAACTCATCACCTAAACCAGTGCTGATTTTCCTTTTATTAACCATTCCATTAAAGATAAATAAACCAAATAATGGAATGACCAAAACTCATCAACATGGTTTTTTGATTTTGCGTTCAATTTTTTTGATGTCCTCTCTAAAAGTTTTTAATCTTGCAGTTAGATTTGCTTTTTCAGAGTTTAATTGTGTTGCATCCATTTTTAAATATTTTTTAAACATAATTAACTCCTACTTTCTTAAATCTAACAAAATTTGGTTAATCAAATTGTCCATTGACTGAAAGACAATTTTAACTTCATTTGAATGTGCTAGAAATTCTTTTTTGCGTTCTTCAATTCCCACACCTTCAAGTGAAGCATAAATATTTTTTGTATCTTGTAAGAAAATAACTAGTTGTTCCATTGCTTCTAATTTTATAACAAAATCTTCTGCTAGTTCAATTTCAAGAACAAGATTTTTTAATGAAAGATAAAATTTTTCATTTCAGTCATTTACTTCATAGGTTTGTAAAATTTCTAAATAATTTTTAACATATAAATCAATTTGCTTGGTAAAAAAATGTGCCACATAATCAATATATAAACCTAAATCATCTTGTAAAGCTAAATCTTTAACTTCTAAGCAATATTTTAGTCACTCTTGTTCAGTAATGTAAAAATAGTTGTAGCGTTGAATTAGTAAAGTTAGCATAATACTTAAATCAAATTGCTCAGCACTAAGATTATTTTCAAAAATTGTCTTAATACCTTCATATAATACTTTAATGTCTTGAGATTTTGCTAAATTTAGTAATTGATTTTTGTCAGAATCAGAAATATTGAATTCACCTGCTCCTAGCAATTTTTTAACATCAGCCTTATAAAATTCGAATACCAAGTTTTTAAGATCTATTTTTTCTTGTAATTTCATATTTGGACCCCCTTTATTTTTTTGATGCTTTTACATTATTTTACACCATTTTTTCTTGCATAGGGACAACTAAATGTAGTATTATTAAAAATGAACAGGCAATGAAAGGCGTGGAATTATGTGAATAATTGGAACAATACTAACCTCTATTTTAGGTTATTTTTTAGGAAGTGTTTCATTTTCAATTGTGGTTGTTAGATGAAAATCGCAACAAGATATTAGAGAATTTGGTAGCAAAAATGCAGGAGCTACTAATGCTAGTCGAATGATTGGCAAAAAATGAGGATTGGCAATAATGTTTATGGATGCAGGAAAAATTCTGCTCACAGTTTTAATTGCATTTTTAATTTCGTTAATCCCTCACCAAGCATTTAATCAAACAAGTTATTTTATACCATGTCTTTTTACATTAATTGGACATTGCTACCCAATTTATTATAAATTTAGAGGCGGAAAAGCAGTAAGTTGTTTAATTGGTCTTTTATTTGTAACAAACTGAATTTTATTTTTAGCATTCACCTTGGTGTGATTTAGTTTAATTTTTATTTTCCGTCGTGTTAGTGTTTCAAGTATTTTTGGAGCCATTGTGGTTATGATTTTGATTTGACTACCCCCATTATCATTATTAACTTTTGCAGATTTAAATTCAAAAACTTATTTTGACTATAATGGGTTTGAATTCTTTACAACTTTAAAATCCACTGCTAATTGAGAAATTGCTATGCCATTTAATGCTCTCCACAAGATTCCCAATAAATCATCAAATGCTAATTTTTTTGATAGTTTCTTTGTAATTCAAATTATAATGACCATAAGTGTTGTGATTTTAATTTTTAAACACAGACAAAACATTGTGAGACTTATTAAAAAAACTGAGCCCCCTTTCTTTGAATTTAAAAAGCAAAAATCCACAACAAATGATCTTGAGCAAAAAATTAGTCCAACTAAGAAAACCAATTAGGTTTTATGCATATTTTAAGAAATTTGATAAATATATTTCAAGAAGATTTCTTGATTTTTTATTTTGCAAAAAAATATTAATTTTTTTATTGTATAATTTCAAAGGATTGGAGAAGTATTATGTACGCATTTGATTATGAAGACATTCAATTAGTACCAAGTATGTGTATTGTGAATTCAAGAACTGAGTGTAACACAACTGTTAAGTTAGGTAATCACACCTTTTTGATGCCAGTAGTTCCCGCAAATATGGCATCAGTTATTAATGAAGAATTATGTGAAAAATTAGCTAAAGAAAATTACTTTTATGTTATGCACAGATTTAATGTAGATAATATTAAATTTGTTAAAAAAATGAAAGCCCAAGGTTTAATAGCCTCAATTTCAGTTGGAGTTAAAGCTGCTGATTTTAAGTTAATTGAAGACTTAACTCAACAAAACTTAATTCCTGAATACATCACAATTGATATAGCTCATGGTCATTCACTGAATGTCAAAAATATGATAGAACACATCAAAAAACATATGCAATACAAAACTTTTGTTATTGCAGGAAATGTTGGAACCCCTTATGCAGTAAGAGATTTAGAATATTGAGGTGCAGATGCCACAAAAGTTGGAGTTGGTCCTGGTAAAGTTTGCATTACTAAATTAAAAACTGGTTTTGGAACTGGAGGTTGACAATTAGGAGCAATAAAATGATGTAGTGCTGCCGCTAATAAACCAATTATTGCAGATGGTGGATTAAGAGTTAATGGAGACATTGCCAAATCAATTCGTTTTGGAGCTACTATGTGTATGATTGGTAGTTTATTTGCAGCCCATGAAGAATCACCAGGTAAAAATGTGCTAGTTGATGATGTTATGTTTAAAGAGTACTATGGAAGTGCTAGTGAATATAACAAGGGTGAAAAACGTTATGTTGAAGGAAAAAAAGAACTAATCAAAGTTAGAGGTAAACTAATGGATACTTATAAAGAAATGAGAGAGGATTTACAATCATCAATCTCATATTCAGGTGGTAAAAAAGTTAGTGATATCAAAAAAGTTGATTATGTAATTTTAAAAACAAGTAACTTCTAAGAATCATTAAAAAAACTCCCTAAATTGTTGGAGTTTTTTTGTATTTGAATAATGTTTGTAAATAATAACAGTTGACAAGTCATTGTTATTTTTTGTCTTTTGTTGGGGTGTTAATTTGACACTCTTTTTTTATTCAATCATTTTCAATAATAATGCGATCAAGTTCAAAACCACAATCAAAATGACCTGGAAACAATGAGTAACCTGGATAAAAGTTTTCAATTAGATAAATAAAGTTATTTAGAAGTTTTTCTTCATCATAAGCTGTTGTTGAAATTGTTAAGGGATTTTTATTTAAAAAGATACTATCACCATTAAAAATACATTTTAAGTCAGGGAAAATAATGGCGATTGAACCTTCTGTGTGTCCTGGACAAGTAATAATTTTAAGATCATAACCATTAATTTTCATTTCACAATTTTCTGAAATTACTTTGAGATTCTTAAATGGATCAGCAACCCAACCTTCATTTTCAATATTATAATAAGCACTAGTGTTTTTATTTGGGTCAAATAGCATTAATAAATCTGCTTTACCAATGTA includes these proteins:
- a CDS encoding MBL fold metallo-hydrolase, with amino-acid sequence MIQVFTDKNFRDTNAYLLYNNNNEGILIDTANGQYNDILTFTSEKNIIITDIFITHGHFSHCYGINDIVKQHNPKSVYIGKADLLMLFDPNKNTSAYYNIENEGWVADPFKNLKVISENCEMKINGYDLKIITCPGHTEGSIAIIFPDLKCIFNGDSIFLNKNPLTISTTAYDEEKLLNNFIYLIENFYPGYSLFPGHFDCGFELDRIIIENDWIKKECQINTPTKDKK
- a CDS encoding GMP reductase; translation: MYAFDYEDIQLVPSMCIVNSRTECNTTVKLGNHTFLMPVVPANMASVINEELCEKLAKENYFYVMHRFNVDNIKFVKKMKAQGLIASISVGVKAADFKLIEDLTQQNLIPEYITIDIAHGHSLNVKNMIEHIKKHMQYKTFVIAGNVGTPYAVRDLEYWGADATKVGVGPGKVCITKLKTGFGTGGWQLGAIKWCSAAANKPIIADGGLRVNGDIAKSIRFGATMCMIGSLFAAHEESPGKNVLVDDVMFKEYYGSASEYNKGEKRYVEGKKELIKVRGKLMDTYKEMREDLQSSISYSGGKKVSDIKKVDYVILKTSNF
- a CDS encoding deoxyribonuclease IV; translation: MFTRSERYLIIMKKTNFYLGSHVSMSAKEDYLVGSALTAIKNGANTLMFYTGAPQNSIRAATSKLNIEKFQQILIENELDINKVICHGPYIINLANTIKPETFELGVRLLKEELIRLEEIGVHTVVLHPGAAVGGDRTLALNSVAKGINQVYQALPNSKVKIALETMSGKGTEVCISFEELKIVLDQVEKKEMVGVCFDTCHLHDAGYDIKNNFNQVVVEFDKLIGLDKLFAIHLNDSKNPINAHKDRHENIGYGYIGFDALCEIVHNPIFSEIPIILETPWLNDNSTPYAAEITMLKAKKFADVFKDKR
- a CDS encoding riboflavin kinase; protein product: MTTFFTYNNSTTINVEFQPSVALLADFENWTAFEDEQIRTLKEFAKKNNLQTTLLVPFDSYYNPGLWNQENIKILASKVQVDLVIFYAINPMFAKLEDNEIYQDLANSLNLKKIMVADNFQDRVCQRLNTLFCKSFWKESCQIVGDFQTKPTPILLIDLLAQAQFKEFKEHSGLDFCFSALVSHGKKLGRQLGFPTINLLTPQRLPLNDGVYACQVKITGVDSLLKGAGFYWKNELDQEVFEINLLDFDQEVYDRKVDVKVIAKIREPIKFTQLEDLKKTLCEDVHQVRKVFNNYEKN
- a CDS encoding lipoprotein, translated to MKKLLGLLAGASLIATSTTTVVACNTRTLGSEYSNISSLNSIWTNSLINNVPLNLILNGNYFGTDSDGGLSSKTKLEHQLSNLISFRLSNFEKWEEVFNSGDLSFSYKFEGIEVPSDEAEMNSFFDNLIAKHKGAARISGTFKITSGSNSTNDLEFNLTAQEAFSTKLNVDNKTIEVDTPLTKFVELASDTLWLDQSKVNKTEMTTAELQAIAYQSLLTQIKNSNYSVYVNQIYSQVSASNFVLNYQALNISNLISYLMNPFKNKDEKLTFVTGNEGKLEKIEGGSSTIKDFKLFGVNVTLRSLTKIKITDGVTPTPTPPENPGTPEEASNQ
- the plsY gene encoding glycerol-3-phosphate 1-O-acyltransferase PlsY, translating into MWIIGTILTSILGYFLGSVSFSIVVVRWKSQQDIREFGSKNAGATNASRMIGKKWGLAIMFMDAGKILLTVLIAFLISLIPHQAFNQTSYFIPCLFTLIGHCYPIYYKFRGGKAVSCLIGLLFVTNWILFLAFTLVWFSLIFIFRRVSVSSIFGAIVVMILIWLPPLSLLTFADLNSKTYFDYNGFEFFTTLKSTANWEIAMPFNALHKIPNKSSNANFFDSFFVIQIIMTISVVILIFKHRQNIVRLIKKTEPPFFEFKKQKSTTNDLEQKISPTKKTN